Proteins co-encoded in one Prunus persica cultivar Lovell chromosome G6, Prunus_persica_NCBIv2, whole genome shotgun sequence genomic window:
- the LOC18775244 gene encoding uncharacterized protein LOC18775244 isoform X2 — MAGMATSFNVSSASSILSRPSQLSSLSFSSKPFFLPMRSSARTPLRLRCPRIMAFSSNDIKVGSNIEVDGAPWRVIEFLHVKPGKGAAFVRTKMRNYISGNTVEKTFRAGSTTTYEETRVNESSIGDKTKWLKEGMDCNLLLWNDRLIDVDIPITVKLTVVDVDPGLKGDTAQGGSKPATLDTGAIVNVPLFVNIGDEIMVDTRTGQYMNRA, encoded by the exons ATGGCGGGAATGGCAACATCCTTCAATGTCTCATCAGCTTCCTCCATCCTCAGCCGTCCATCACAGCTATCATCACTTTCATTCTCATCCAAGCCGTTCTTTCTGCCAATGCGGAGTTCTGCCCGAACGCCCCTACGTCTCAGATGTCCCA GGATAATGGCGTTTTCTAGCAACGATATCAAAGTGGGTTCCAACATTGAAGTTGATGGAGCTCCTTGGCGAGTTATAG AATTTCTTCATGTGAAACCTGGGAAAGGGGCTGCATTTGTAAGGACCAAGATGCGCAATTATATATCAGGAAACACTGTTGAGAAAACATTTCGAGCGGGCAGCACG ACTACCTATGAAGAAACTCGTGTAAATGAATCAAGTATCGGGGACAAAACAAAATGGCTGAAAGAGGGAATGGACTGCAATTTGCTTCTTTGGAATGATAGA CTTATCGATGTTGACATCCCCATCACAGTGAAACTGACTGTGGTTGATGTTGATCCTGGACTTAAAGGTGACACAGCTCAAG GTGGATCGAAGCCAGCGACTCTCGACACCGGTGCTATTGTCAATGTCCCACTCTTTGTAAATATAGGTGATGAAATAATGGTGGATACCAGAACTGGGCAATACATGAATCGCGCATAA
- the LOC18775244 gene encoding uncharacterized protein LOC18775244 isoform X1: MAGMATSFNVSSASSILSRPSQLSSLSFSSKPFFLPMRSSARTPLRLRCPRIMAFSSNDIKVGSNIEVDGAPWRVIEFLHVKPGKGAAFVRTKMRNYISGNTVEKTFRAGSTINEANIYKETKQFTYKDGPQFVFMDLTTYEETRVNESSIGDKTKWLKEGMDCNLLLWNDRLIDVDIPITVKLTVVDVDPGLKGDTAQGGSKPATLDTGAIVNVPLFVNIGDEIMVDTRTGQYMNRA; encoded by the exons ATGGCGGGAATGGCAACATCCTTCAATGTCTCATCAGCTTCCTCCATCCTCAGCCGTCCATCACAGCTATCATCACTTTCATTCTCATCCAAGCCGTTCTTTCTGCCAATGCGGAGTTCTGCCCGAACGCCCCTACGTCTCAGATGTCCCA GGATAATGGCGTTTTCTAGCAACGATATCAAAGTGGGTTCCAACATTGAAGTTGATGGAGCTCCTTGGCGAGTTATAG AATTTCTTCATGTGAAACCTGGGAAAGGGGCTGCATTTGTAAGGACCAAGATGCGCAATTATATATCAGGAAACACTGTTGAGAAAACATTTCGAGCGGGCAGCACG ATTAATGAGGCAAATATATACAAGGAAACAAAGCAATTCACATACAAAGACGGTCCCCAGTTTGTATTCATGGACTTG ACTACCTATGAAGAAACTCGTGTAAATGAATCAAGTATCGGGGACAAAACAAAATGGCTGAAAGAGGGAATGGACTGCAATTTGCTTCTTTGGAATGATAGA CTTATCGATGTTGACATCCCCATCACAGTGAAACTGACTGTGGTTGATGTTGATCCTGGACTTAAAGGTGACACAGCTCAAG GTGGATCGAAGCCAGCGACTCTCGACACCGGTGCTATTGTCAATGTCCCACTCTTTGTAAATATAGGTGATGAAATAATGGTGGATACCAGAACTGGGCAATACATGAATCGCGCATAA